The genomic interval CCGAACATGACAATGAAGCCGCACAGGAGGAATGCCAAGGCCTGAAAGGAGGAAGCAGTTTCACATGAATTCCAACAGTCTTTGAATGGTTGTTCTCTAACATGTGTGTAGGTCTTAGGATGTAACTCCTTACCCCGATCTTTTGCACAGACATCATGGATTCCTTCTTGACCAATTTGATGTAGAAAGCTGACGGCAGGATGAAGATAAGcatagcagcagcagaagcgcctgtgggagggagagagagagagaaagtggacATTTTAGTTTCGATATCTTTTTGAGATGCATTTCATGGCAATATCATACACGTTACCACAGAAAGACACCCACCGATGAAGCCAAAGATGTCCCTGATAGTAGGGACCATGATGACTAGAGTATTGGTGCCAATAAGCAAAACCACGGTGATGATGGTGTGGCGGATCCAACTGAAGTCCCTACCAGGGCACAGGAGGTGGTTGACAGAGGTACGGATCTGTAAAGACAAAACGAGAGGTCACATCACATGACAACGCCAAATATCACGGATATGTCCGGAGCTGGGCTCGGGATTACGGACACTTACAGGGAAGAGCACCACGGGGACGGTGAGGGTGACGGCGGTCAGCACAGCCAGACGGACGATCAGCAGCACCACATCAACACTGTAGACCTTAGAGTAGGTGTGCAGCAGCTCGGGCCCCACACGCGCTGTGTGGACAGAAAGAACAGACATTAGACTTGATTCAAAGCAAAAAACGGCAGGTGAAAACCCCTTAAAGTTTTTAGTATTGTCTCTCCCAGTGACTTTAGTCCAAGTCTTCCCCCCCTAGGAAGCCCCCTTAGTGCATTGTAACTTGCATTTCcagtccccccccccactgTCCCAGCTCACAAACACTCTGACACTATCTGTGTCTGTACTCAAATGACCCCTGCAGCTATTATCTATAAAAGCAGCTACTGCTTTTTTGTAGCGAGCAAAACAAACTGCCCTCTTCATCAGCCTCCAATGTGAAAGGCTGGGCGCCATCTGGCCAATCAGCATTAAGTATCAGTTACAACTCCTActcattgattttattttcacctcCTGCTGCTTTCCCGGGACTTTCTAGCGGCATCTGCCTAGTCCTGCCAGGGAGCAATCCTCCAAAAAATGGGCTGCAACAGATGTCATAAGGATTTCTCAATCTCTACTCGTCAAACCAGTACTGCCCCAATATCAGGCTTTGATCTGTTCTGGTTTCTGAGGAAGTCTTTGCTCACTGTGCTCTTGTATAACCAGTTTGATGTTCCAGGAAAATATCTGCATGTTCACTCAGGCGTTTGACATGACAAACAGGGACCCTGGCACAATGGTCAGCTGCATCAGGTGGGCGTTTTCACAGTCTTGCATAACAGGCCTTGAGTCCTGgcctgagtttttttttattctacatGGGATACACTATTTAATTTGGATCAGGAAGTATCTTTGAATGATTGATCCTCTGTAATTGAGTACATTGACTCCTTGTAACCTCACACTGATGATTAACTGAATTAACAATTTGGATCTTTGGTTGTCCTCAAAATTAACTGCCTCCCGAAAttaaaagttgcttttttttactCAGACTCACAGTTGAAGGTCAGATATCCGAAGAGTGCAGCCAGCAGGTACATGATGAACATGGCCAGGAAGGACACGTTGGCGACGCCCTGCATCTTTCTGCGGGAACGGCTGTTTGAgcgaaagagagaaaaaggttGTTGCATTAatccttgttttttgtttttttgcagaaagTGGGAAAATGCTGATAAGAGTGCAGCTGTGGCCTGTAGTTTGGGTTAAACACTCACTCTTTGAGCTCCTCGTACATGGGCAGGATGGCGGGGTGGCACACGAAGGCGAAGGTCAGAATGGGAACAGCGTAGACAGTCTAAGGGAAACATTACACAACCATTACATATGTTTTTACTACTACTGGAGTAGTCATTTCTACTCCCTGTACGTTTGCCTGTCAAAGAGCCTCACCTGTGAATTGAAGACAAAGTATTTGGGTGTGCATGCGTCCTCGGTGTAGTTTACAGCGGTGGTGTTGAGGTGGGGCACGGTCATGTTCAGGAATTCTCTCATTGTTTCGTTCAGAGCTTTGTCGTCTATGGGCAGAGGGCACGGGATCTGGAACTTCTTGATTATCACCTGGACGACAAGACAACGGATTTTATAGATTTTCAGACTGAATCCTATTTTTTAAGTGATGAGAAGGGGATCTACACATATGATGGAACAACTAAACATTATTCTCTGACTAAGACTCATCTGTCACAACAATGTCTCTCACATGTGACAAAGACGCTATGcaggatgtgtgtgagtgtgtgtgtgtgcgtaaaaATGAGGAAACTCACCACAATCACAAAGAACACCATGCAGAGTAGGGACAGGCCACTGGTGTAACCAAGGTAACCTaagagtggggggggggggaggaacAAAACATGAGCTTCTATTTTAAAGCAGTGGAAACCTAAATCCTATTTAGAAATGCTTCCTATttaacaacacagacagacatacagacagctTACCCAAGTTCCTGAGCAGCGACAGGGGCAGGATAATGACAAGTGTCACTAGCAGCACCAGGTAATCTCCGTTAGTGTACCATTCACTGGAacggaagagaaaaaaaagagaacagcgACTTCAGTGATGCAGTGGCTCAGGAGGAAACCGCAAAAGACATGTTGAAAAAAACATGGCCACACAACACCAtgaatattactgtatatattaacAGGAGCTTTGATCAAATTTGCAGTCGTCTTTTGGAGAAACACACAAGACTCAGCACCACGAGCAAAGTAACTATCTCTAAAACCGACAAAACTAAGCAAATCTCTTTTATCTGCAGCTTCAGCTCTGATCAAACCTCCCTGCTGCCGCCCTGACACATCTTGACAAGCTTTCGTGAAAATCTGTGTGTTAGCTGACACAAACCAGCCGGTGTGAGATGACTGCATCGCTCACAGAAATAGATTTTACGAAGCAGCACAGAGGAGCCGAACCACATCAACTTTAAAAAACTTGAACAGAGGTCGCAGTGAGCTCATCCGGCGCTCTGTCTCGATGCAGCACCGGCTGCACGTTCTAAAAGGGCTCTTTGAAACGAGCACATGGTGACCGAGGACTGTCCATCCCTTTAAAGAACAGCCACACTGCCCGAACCCCCCAGCCCTCCTCTCTCCACTctaacaaaaggacaaaggcagCGCTTCACCTTCTCTGGTACTCAGCTCTTGAAAAACAACTGGCAGCCATTTTGCTCGATGTGCCACTTCACCCTGAGTGTGTCTGCGAGCGGTTCCTGTTTCCCTTTATTCATCTCATTGAAAACACTTGATCTGTCGTTCCGAACGCCAACACACAGCTTTCTAACGGGTCAATTGTTTCTCGTTCGAGTGTGGACCCTGCAAACATCCCATCTGGTCGCCATGTTGTCATGTCAGTTTATATCATTTATATCAGgcaaaataaaggttttgctGCAGGAGTTTGATGTGTATGTGACTGTTTTTTTGTCAGTTCTGCTATTTACAACCAAAAGCAACACACTGTAATACTCTAAATAATACAGGTTGTTAAGATACTGAAAGTTGAAGCTACTCTTTGGTGTTTCAGCGTTTTGATGAGTGGGTCCAAGTTTTGGAAAGATAACTTTTGTTTGCTTACACGAAAACTCGCCTCTGCACCTTTAGCCATGTAACTTAAAGCAATTTGGTCTGTTAGAACTGTGCACAGGACCCCTGGTTTCCAGCCTTTCAGGATGTGATCGTAGTTGTGATCAAATGTGTTTGGATACTTACTCATTTTTGGATCCCAGAAAGGATTCGATGACGAGGGGCAGCTCATATTTGACGATGAAGAGGTAGGTTGACATGGctgtaaagagaaaaactgttAGTTAgtatttttctctctcaaatTAGCCAAGAGAAGGGAAGTCTGTGACAAAAATAGTAATGTCTAATATTTGGTCAGGGCCTGAGTTGTTCCAtgggaagacaaaaaaaatctggcACATACTTGTGGAATGACTCAGGTTATTACTGGAAGGAACTCTACATTCCAAAACACAAGCTGGTTTTCATCCGCCaagatttgttttgctttcagttagttatttatttttttaccccATGAACAAACCCACAGTGGATAAATATAGTAAAGTAATTCAGCTGTAGTTACATAAGACTTAAAATAACGtgtctttgatgtttttaaatgctacatTTGTCTCTCACCTCCAATGTTCTGCATGGTGATGGAGATGGAAGCAGCGAATTTGCCTGGAAGTCCGAAGGCTTTGTAGCCCAACTTCTCATACACCAGTGCACCTTTGAAAAGACATCAAAGATTTAGCATTGAAAGAAATGAGAAGAAGCTATTAGGAAGTTCTTTTACATTAATATCTAACCAACTCACCTCCTTCATTGGCCGTTTTCAGCAGCAAATGGACAGAATACAGAGAAAAGATGGCAACTGCCACAAGGAGGATCCTGTAAACAGAGGAGAAAGATCCTCAGCTTAATGTTCACTCCCACTCAAGGCAGAAATGACGAGGAACGAAAACTGAAAAATTGATGACAAACTATAGAGCAAGAGTGGCCAGTTCCCCAAGCTATTGACGAAGAGGTACAAAGAAAGATCCAACAGCCTGCACAGTTTCTGAACCACAGCCGTTCCACAAAGCTGCATTTCCTCGCACTTTGGCTGTTTGATCGGCAGAGGACCTTGAAGGCAGCGTGGGTCTACGCAGATTCTGTTACTCACATGCAGCATCAGCAAAGGGTCGCAAAGGGCAAAAGGTTTCCCTGTACGGGATCCTCTTAGCGTCCTCGGGATGCTGCAGAGCCGAGAGTATTAATAGTGCAGGTGAAAATTAATCTGAGGGCCATTTGAGACCTGCGCTGTAAAGACGCAGTATTTCCTCTCAGCATGTGGCCGCCCAGCTGCTTTCAGCCCTCGCCCGCCTGCCTCTGGCATCATAATCATTAATAACTTATTACTTTGTGCACAGAGACTGAACAAATATATGCTTTAGATGACCTTTTATGGCgaggcagtttttttttgtttttttttggcagtttgGCGAGAGGTTAGTTCCTTTTTTTGTAAGTGTAATTGCTATTAAAAGAAGCATCACAGagcatttggaaatgcaagccagGGAGATATAGTGCAGTTACTAACACTTCCAGCTACATCAGCTACACATTTGATGCTTTGCTCTTTGTAATCAGCCTTTTTCAGTGGATTCAGGGCTCTGATTAGTCAGCTGCTGGATGACACACCCTGCTCCATTCATGAACTTATCTGCGTTTATGTAACTCTGGCCCTAATGCTACGGGATTAGCTCGGCTAAGCTGCTTCCCCTGCCACTCCCTGCAGTTGTAAACTGACGCACGCCAAAACTGCAATTTGTTGACAGCCTAAAGTGGCCTCTTCCTCAGTGCAGATTCTCGTGTTCGACATCCTGTTTTTCGCTGTAGAAAACACCTTGGTGTTGTTTTTCAGCTGCTTGTGCTGAGTGCTTTGGGTTTGATGTCAATGACAGTAAGCTGCTTAGGAAGCAGAGCTACGAGATGCTGTCTGTGTGCTAATAAAACCTTGGGGCTCTTTAGACAGTTGTACACCGAGTAGCCAACAGATGGAGCTTTCATTAATAAAGAGTGCTTCTGTTTTTCCACcctaaacactttttttcccacttttatCTACAGCAAACATGATAGCGAATACTTCAACAGTGGTGGCAAGAATCTAACTCTAAACTTTCAACCCTGTTTTAATCTGCAATACAGGGTCAAGCAGctccagaaaacacacacacacacacacacaatgctggCAGGAAAAGTAGCTCTGCAAACCTACGGAACGTCATGACCCGAGACCTTGATGCAACAGACAAAACCACACCTGCATATGAATGAAAACCGCACCTGTGTCAGGTGGTGGTGGAAATTCACCCTGTTATGTGACTGCATTCCAACTTCAGCAACTTGCAGGTAACTTGTCTCTTTAGAACCCAGCATGTACAATCTGTGTGCAAACATGTACTTACACAAATAAGGCGATGCCAGTGTTGGCCATAGCGTAGGAAAGACCCAGGATCCCACTACCCATGATGGCGTTGCCCAGGTTAAAGACGGACATGCCGAAGGAAGCAGTGCCCTGGTGCTGTTGGGGGCAGTAGAAGATGAGCAATTAGGAAAACATGAAGACGTCCAGAGGAGATACAGTAAATGAGTTGGGGGTTAAGAGCAGCTCTTACATATTCAGTCTCATACTTCTTCTTGTCCAGGTTGTGTTCAGGGAGGAATTTCTGACTCTCCGCCTCTATATCACTGTGTAGGCTTTAAGCGAAAAGGAACAGACAGTAAGTTAGAGAAAGGATCATCGCAGCCGATGTAGAAATGGTTTCATTTTGACTTAAAACAATCATTTCTGTTCAGTGTGTTCAGCCTATTTTGCTGCCAGCCTCACCTGCCCAGTGGGACCTTCTTAGGAAAGTCTGGGTAATAATCTTGGGGAGAGATGTCACTCATTTCAGTTTCACCACTGTTCTGTGACATTCTGAAATTTTtagaacagaaacaaaagcattattattaatattattattattagttttacgCATTTATGCTCTGTCATGTCCACCCAACTAACTGTGCGCGTTCACTTTCCCTTTAtaaaaatttgcaaaaaaaaaaaaaaatagcgaACGGACGCGCGCCTCAGCCCGCATCGTGAATCTCCGATCATGTGACTTTCCTTTACAGGGATGAAGCTGTAgaaccgggggggggggggcgtgaCGCACACCGGCAGTGGAAAAATACCAGACCGGCGTCCACCCCAGTTCTCATCACCTCATCCTCTCTCTTGATGctgaatgacaaaaaaaaaaagccgcaGTATGCACCAGATTGTGCGCACGTTTCCTGTCGAAATCAtttgaaaagtgaaatgaaaacatcGACTGAAAGCGTCTCTTTCCTCCACAGATTCCAGTTGCTAATGAAGCAGAGTGATGTGACACTGGAGCTAAACTCCATGTGGCCATTCTACATCTGACATCCCTATTTTTATATGTTAACACGGGTTTAGATCGAGTGTGAGACCTTCTTTGGACAGTGTCTCGGCGGTACACATGGAGATACACAGACCGCAGATCCCTTCACTAACAGTATGGAAACAGTGACACATGTCCCTTTGTGTTCAAACAGCCTCACCCGCCCAATAGGACGTTCAGTGGACCGTTGTGGTAAATGAAACCCTTGCTGTTGGGGCTGCTGCTGTTCTCTTAGGGAGCTTTGGCACGTCTGTCATTTCAGACCTGAGAAAAGCACAAATTCAACATCTAAATACATTACAGCTGTTTCATTTTGGCTGACAAGTCCACACATGTAGATCCACCCAGAGCCCCGAAAGGCGTAACCCCCCATTTACATGACCGGCTCCAAAGGAAACAATGGCACGTGTCCTCCTTGTATGGACACGGCTCTATTTTGCGCCCGAACTTGGGTTTAGATTAGATTTTCTTTGCCATTACGCACAGCCACACAGTTTTACGCTTCTTCCTTTTCACTTTGGTTGtgaataattgtgtgtgtggcagtgacAGCCCGTCTCTGCAGCATCACTGTCACTCtgcttcattatttatttatttggaagtgaaaaaaaaaacaagcaaacaaacacaaaaaaacgcTTCTGGCCTTTTTTGGATCGAACATTTCTAAATGATTTATGCAGAGCCacaaatatgtcaaatatgACAGGAGATATTGACCAAAAGCCCCAAATGTCGGTAATTGTGCGGTTTCTTATTGTCATTCAAAGTACAAATTAAAGACAGATAAAGAGCTACAcatgtaacataaaataaaaaatcctgcCTTCTAAAATCTCCCACATTCGAACACTATGCCACCCACATCCGGTAAATGATGAAACAAGCCGGCATTCTTACCTTATAACGGTGGGGCAAGACACCTGTAAAGTCCTTCTCGTTATATaatgaaagagcaaaaatatCCGGACGACTTCTTTACTAAATCCGACCAAATCCTTGAGTGTATTTCggtgatttaaattaaatatgagccgaatgaaaaatgaatggaTCGGCCTGTTATCAGAGAGGATGCGGCTCAAAACGCACAATGAAACAGTTCAAGTAACAAAACACTAATGGATTCTGAGGATACGTTCTGAGAATAAAGGAACCGGCAGTaataaacaaaaacccaaaaaaaaaacaacaaaatgattcTATAGATTTATTGatgaataaaaagcaaatgcCCGGAGATCGCGTGCGCTCGACAGGAAGATCACGCTCTGATGGAGGAGGGGTGAGGCGCAGCCCTTATAAAGATGTGCATTGCATCAGCCGCGaagcagaaggaggaggagcatCCTCAGCAGTGTGGCAACTGCATCTGTAtacaaacacatcaaacacCACGAGTTGGGAGGAATCCTCCTCTCCAGTGGCCGCGATAACGGAAAATCACAACAGCAAAGCGCTGTGAGATAGTGACAAGGGACATGggacacaacacagacacagaaagctCTAATTCTGTAGTACTGTCTGCAGTGGACCCGATGTGATCCCTGAGGACATGATAAGAGATGTCCCTGAGATGAGcactttaaagtttatttactgtatatgaagTTATAAGGTTGTAGTAATAGTCCTAGGGTGCAGTGAGGTCAGATGTACCACAACAGTTGGACACAGGATTCTTTAGCTTTTTCTCTGGAGGGTCTTGAACACTCTTGGCCCTGTTTTACCCATTACGTCTGTGCACAGCCGACCTGACTACACACCCACAGATACACACTTGCCGTGTTTTGAAGCTAAAGTGAGTGGGGGCATCTGTCAGTCCAGTTCAGAGTGTGATGTGAGTGGGAGCTGAGCTTCAAAGCAGACCTCCCCTGTCCGAGGGAGATTACGCACAATCTCCACCATGTGACTTCACGTATCCTGATCCCAATTTACACAGTTGGCTCCTCTCTGCAGatcaggtgtgtgtctgtgagtaaAATCCTCCATAGGCCTGATTTATTATTAATGCTGGAAGGACAGGCCTTTATCTCTTATCTATTACCTGACCTCTCATTCCCCATGTTTGACGCATGAGGAAATACTTCCTTTTGTTGCAAGTGCTGCTATTACTGCTATTTACTAAACGGAAACTCTTGTGAATGTGTCCTATTTCCACAACCCTTCTCGCCACTACATTAGAAATACTACTACTATGGCTAAAATATGATCATTACTTCAACTACTTGTACTGTGTGGTTTTAATACAAATCACGGAAGTACTTTACCAGTTCC from Channa argus isolate prfri chromosome 21, Channa argus male v1.0, whole genome shotgun sequence carries:
- the slc38a2 gene encoding sodium-coupled neutral amino acid symporter 2, which codes for MSQNSGETEMSDISPQDYYPDFPKKVPLGSLHSDIEAESQKFLPEHNLDKKKYETEYHQGTASFGMSVFNLGNAIMGSGILGLSYAMANTGIALFVILLVAVAIFSLYSVHLLLKTANEGGALVYEKLGYKAFGLPGKFAASISITMQNIGAMSTYLFIVKYELPLVIESFLGSKNDEWYTNGDYLVLLVTLVIILPLSLLRNLGYLGYTSGLSLLCMVFFVIVVIIKKFQIPCPLPIDDKALNETMREFLNMTVPHLNTTAVNYTEDACTPKYFVFNSQTVYAVPILTFAFVCHPAILPMYEELKDRSRRKMQGVANVSFLAMFIMYLLAALFGYLTFNSRVGPELLHTYSKVYSVDVVLLIVRLAVLTAVTLTVPVVLFPIRTSVNHLLCPGRDFSWIRHTIITVVLLIGTNTLVIMVPTIRDIFGFIGASAAAMLIFILPSAFYIKLVKKESMMSVQKIGALAFLLCGFIVMFGSMTLIMLDWINNPSANTEANGQ